Within Trueperaceae bacterium, the genomic segment TGATCTCGGGGCGTTGCACGAGGGCCTGGCCCATCTCGAAGCCGGCCTCGAGCACGAGCCCGAAGACGCCCTCCGGCATGCCGGTGACGTGCGCCGCCTCGAGGATCACGTCGGCCACGAGCTTGGAGGTGCCCGGGTGCGACGGGTGCGCCTTGGCGATGACGGGGCAGCCGGCCGCGAGGGCGGAGGCCGTGTCGCCGCCCGCCACCGAGAAGGCCAGCGGGAAGTTGCTGGCGCCGAACACGGCCACGGGGCCGAGTGGGCGGCGCATGGAGCGCACGTCCGGCTTGGGCGCGGGCTGGCGGCCGGGGTCGCCGGGGTCGATGCGCGGCTCGGTCCAGGCGTCGTCCTCGATGAGGCGCGCGAACATGCGGAGCTGGTTGCTGGTGCGGCTCACCTCGCCGCGGATGCGCCCCTCGGGGAGGCCCGATTCGGCGACGGCGCGCTCGGTGACGGCGTCGGCCTCGGCCTCGAGCCCGGCCGCGATGGCGTCCAGGAAGCGGGCGCGCTCGGCGCCGGGCAGGCGCGAGTAGGGGAGGAACGCGGCCTTCGCCGCCGTGGCGAGCTCCGCCAGTTCGTGGGGCGTGGTCGTCTCGAACTCGCCGTCGAGGTGGGTGAGGGTGCGGGGGTCGACGGCGCTGAAGGCGCCCGCGTGAGTGGGCGTCACGCCCCCACCTTCAGGTTGGGCCGGTTGGCGAAGCCCTCCTCGATCGTCCGCATGACCTCGGCCAGCTCCTCGCCCTCCAGCGCGTAACGCGGCGCGCGCACGCTGGAGCTGCCCCAACCGGCGTACTCGACGGCCAGCTTGATCTTCTGCACGAACTTGGTGCCGATGTCGAGGCGCAACAGGGGCAGGAACCAGCTGTAGAGCTCGAACGCCTCCTCCTTGCGGCCGGCGCGCGCCAGCTCGTAGAGCCTGACCGACTCCTCGGGCATGGCGTTCACGAGCCCCGCGATCCAGCCCACTGCCCCGGCGTAGGTGGCCTCGACGAACAGGTCGTCGACGCCTATCAGGATCTTGAAGTCGTCGTTCATGAGGGTCCGCAGCCAGGTGATGCGCCTGAGGTCGGCGGTGGACTCCTTGATGGCCTGCGCGTTCGGGTGCTCGCGCACGATCTCGGCCACCTGCGGCGGCAGGAAGTCGGTCTTGTAGGCGATCGGGTTGTTGTAGAGCATGCACGGCAGGTCGGTTGCCGCCAAGACGGAGGTGACGTGGCCCTTCATCTCTCGGTAGTCGCTCGAGTAGGCGTAGGGCGGGAGCACCATGAAGCCGCTGGCGCCCGCCGCCTTGGCCTCCTTGGCGAAGCGCACCGCCTCGGCCGTGCTGAG encodes:
- a CDS encoding dihydrodipicolinate synthase family protein, whose amino-acid sequence is LSTAEAVRFAKEAKAAGASGFMVLPPYAYSSDYREMKGHVTSVLAATDLPCMLYNNPIAYKTDFLPPQVAEIVREHPNAQAIKESTADLRRITWLRTLMNDDFKILIGVDDLFVEATYAGAVGWIAGLVNAMPEESVRLYELARAGRKEEAFELYSWFLPLLRLDIGTKFVQKIKLAVEYAGWGSSSVRAPRYALEGEELAEVMRTIEEGFANRPNLKVGA